From Parasphaerochaeta coccoides DSM 17374, a single genomic window includes:
- the rd gene encoding rubredoxin: MKKYVCDLCGYIYDPADGDPDGGVAAGTAFADIPDDWVCPECGAGKDDFSPVED, translated from the coding sequence ATGAAGAAATACGTTTGTGATTTGTGCGGCTATATCTATGATCCTGCTGACGGTGACCCGGATGGCGGAGTTGCCGCAGGAACCGCTTTCGCTGATATCCCTGATGACTGGGTATGCCCAGAGTGTGGTGCTGGCAAAGACGATTTCTCCCCTGTGGAAGACTAA